The following are encoded together in the Arcobacter aquimarinus genome:
- a CDS encoding PAS domain-containing protein produces MSNEIEMQKDMIIVTETDSNGVIKFANEDFCKIAGYSLEELMGSHHNKVRHEDMPKAAFGDLWKTIKSGNIWKGIVKNKTKNGDYYWVNATAYPSKTSDGELRYISVRVKPTSEEILNALELYKTLK; encoded by the coding sequence ATGAGTAATGAGATTGAAATGCAAAAAGATATGATTATAGTTACAGAAACTGATTCCAATGGAGTGATAAAGTTTGCAAATGAAGATTTTTGTAAAATTGCTGGATACAGTTTAGAAGAGTTAATGGGATCACATCATAATAAAGTAAGGCATGAGGATATGCCAAAGGCTGCATTTGGTGATTTATGGAAAACAATAAAGAGTGGAAATATTTGGAAAGGTATAGTAAAAAATAAAACAAAAAATGGAGATTATTATTGGGTAAATGCAACAGCTTATCCTTCGAAAACTTCGGATGGTGAGTTAAGATATATTTCAGTAAGAGTAAAACCAACTAGTGAAGAGATTTTAAATGCTCTTGAACTTTATAAAACTTTGAAATAA
- a CDS encoding helix-turn-helix domain-containing protein has product MFEENPEYFLDKVVEKVKQERNQRKISQLKLANILNFSSPNYIAKIETRKHGVNYNLVHLCKIAKAFNMEVVDFLPKK; this is encoded by the coding sequence TTGTTTGAAGAAAATCCTGAATATTTTTTAGATAAAGTTGTTGAGAAAGTAAAACAAGAGAGAAATCAAAGAAAGATTAGTCAATTAAAACTTGCAAATATTTTAAATTTTTCTTCTCCAAATTATATAGCAAAAATAGAGACTAGAAAACATGGAGTAAACTACAATTTAGTTCATCTTTGTAAAATTGCTAAAGCTTTCAATATGGAAGTTGTAGATTTTCTACCAAAAAAATGA
- a CDS encoding low molecular weight protein-tyrosine-phosphatase — protein sequence MEVKSILFVCLGNICRSPIAQGVAQNYIKEKKLDLHIDSAGTGSWHVGEAPCENSIKVALLNGVDISRQKARQVKKEDFKKFDLIVGLDNSNVQNLKNLGCKNPLKLGDFGFDGKCVPDPYFFEGFEGFDKVYEMIDICVRNLIDEHLK from the coding sequence ATGGAAGTAAAATCGATTTTATTTGTGTGTTTAGGAAATATTTGTAGGTCGCCAATTGCCCAAGGGGTTGCGCAAAATTATATAAAAGAGAAAAAATTAGATTTACACATAGATAGTGCAGGAACAGGAAGTTGGCATGTAGGTGAAGCACCTTGTGAAAACTCTATAAAAGTAGCCCTTTTAAATGGTGTTGATATTTCTAGACAAAAAGCAAGACAAGTAAAAAAAGAGGATTTCAAAAAATTTGATTTAATAGTTGGACTTGATAATAGTAATGTTCAAAATCTAAAAAATCTAGGTTGTAAAAATCCACTAAAATTAGGAGATTTTGGTTTTGATGGAAAGTGCGTTCCTGACCCATACTTTTTTGAAGGTTTTGAAGGATTTGATAAAGTTTATGAAATGATTGATATTTGTGTTAGAAATTTGATTGATGAGCATTTAAAATAA
- a CDS encoding CPXCG motif-containing cysteine-rich protein: protein MQEIHIQCPYCLQAISILLDCGVFEHTTVIEDCEVCYRPIEVSYIVENGEIKTYSYNSIEGNEF from the coding sequence ATGCAAGAGATACATATTCAATGTCCTTATTGTTTACAAGCAATCTCTATTTTATTGGATTGTGGAGTGTTTGAACATACAACAGTTATTGAAGATTGTGAAGTTTGTTATAGACCTATAGAAGTTTCATATATAGTTGAAAACGGTGAAATAAAAACATATTCATACAATAGCATAGAAGGAAATGAGTTTTAA
- a CDS encoding rhomboid family intramembrane serine protease produces MLKRFSKKDFTATNILIIITVLMYIIQINISQGGLFLGLNLYFLVYDFWWQPLSTMFAHGGIAHLGMNMFVLWQFGNLIERFRGAKELVALYFITGIVTSLLSFLYIFYLDPQVNLVGASGAICALLGYVAYFDKTQRNGIITWVLLISVAPLLIGLPIAWYAHFIGFGIGFLYAIIRR; encoded by the coding sequence ATGTTAAAAAGATTCAGTAAAAAAGATTTTACAGCTACAAATATTTTGATAATTATTACAGTTTTAATGTATATAATTCAAATAAATATCTCTCAAGGTGGTCTATTTTTAGGACTAAATCTCTATTTCTTAGTTTATGATTTTTGGTGGCAACCACTAAGTACGATGTTTGCCCATGGAGGAATAGCTCACCTTGGTATGAACATGTTTGTTTTATGGCAATTTGGAAATCTAATAGAGAGATTTAGAGGTGCAAAAGAGTTAGTGGCTCTTTATTTTATAACAGGAATTGTTACTTCTTTACTCTCTTTTTTATACATATTTTATTTAGACCCACAAGTAAATCTAGTAGGAGCTTCGGGTGCTATTTGTGCTTTACTTGGATATGTAGCATATTTTGATAAAACGCAAAGAAATGGGATAATAACTTGGGTTTTACTAATCTCGGTAGCACCACTATTAATAGGACTTCCAATTGCTTGGTATGCTCACTTTATTGGTTTTGGTATTGGGTTTTTATATGCAATTATAAGAAGATAG